Proteins encoded together in one Triticum dicoccoides isolate Atlit2015 ecotype Zavitan chromosome 7B, WEW_v2.0, whole genome shotgun sequence window:
- the LOC119339043 gene encoding protein MEI2-like 6 gives MAVSRLNPVASPYLPMTLASTWCYPSPFSYPPSPPPLPPAHGWPFAYGGDWCHTVGMPSFPLQTAYGYPAPLMVYCCTAPPPPPQSATRCRITEIIEDGGEVASKEEVRYERSPRSVLTPWSREPPTSPLLPRAPLLRPPPRTSSAGKPRRLQWPRLAFNPKENSTSLMIRNIPNKFMKRRFMAILDQHCAEENAKLGRDGEGARSEYDFLYVPVDFGTRFNKGYAFVNMTTAAAARRLHAHLNGHRWEAAGSKKVCDVVHARLEGLDGLVAHFSASWFPCGGRKDFLPVRFEPPRDGVCWTAEHVVGHLQPPRSC, from the exons ATGGCCGTCTCCCGCCTCAACCCCGTAGCCTCGCCTTACCTTCCGATGACACTCGCTTCCACGTGGTGCTACCCCTCTCCTTTCTCCTACCCGCCGTCTCCGCCCCCACTCCCGCCGGCGCACGGGTGGCCTTTTGCCTACGGCGGCGACTGGTGCCACACAGTGGGGATGCCCTCGTTCCCGCTGCAGACAGCATATGGGTACCCCGCTCCATTGATGGTGTATTGCTGCacggcgccgccaccgccaccgcaatCGGCGACCCGTTGTCGAATCACGGAGATCATCGAGGATGGAGGCGAGGTAGCCTCGAAGGAAGAGGTAAGGTACGAGCGTTCCCCGCGCTCCGTCCTCACTCCTTGGAGCAGAGAGCCGCCCACTTCGCCCCTGCTACCGCGAGCGCCGCTTCTGCGTCCCCCGCCGCGTACGTCTTCCGCGGGCAAACCGCGCCGCCTCCAGTGGCCACGCCTCGCCTTCAACCCCAAAGAGAACAGCACGTCCCTGATGATTCGCAATATTCCCAATAAATTTAT GAAGAGGAGATTCATGGCCATCCTCGACCAGCACTGCGCCGAGGAGAACGCCAAGCTCGGCCGCGACGGCGAAGGGGCCAGGTCCGAGTACGACTTCCTCTACGTCCCCGTCGACTTCGG GACGAGGTTCAACAAGGGCTACGCCTTCGTGAACatgacaacggcggcggcggcgcggcggctccaCGCGCACCTCAACGGCCACCGCTGGGAGGCCGCGGGCTCCAAGAAGGTGTGCGACGTCGTGCACGCGCGCCTGGAG GGGCTGGACGGGCTCGTGGCGCACTTCTCGGCGTCGTGGTTCCCCTGCGGCGGCCGCAAGGATTTCCTGCCGGTGCGCTTCGAGCCGCCGCGCGACGGCGTGTGTTGGACGGCGGAGCACGTGGTCGGCCACCTCCAGCCTCCCCGCTCCTGCTGA